The Enterococcus sp. 7F3_DIV0205 genome has a window encoding:
- a CDS encoding VOC family protein encodes MKQPITFISVTEHAKKQMDFYVDVFPNTTIQSTTYYDTFPERVLNGQLDLNGTLIYFLEMGPENPVTPGWNLSLFVEMDTEEEFDQIFSALSAEGVVIMGPEAAGIFKKVTWLTDKFGVTWQFVFAGK; translated from the coding sequence ATGAAACAACCAATAACGTTTATTTCAGTAACAGAACATGCTAAAAAGCAAATGGATTTTTATGTTGACGTTTTTCCAAACACTACGATTCAATCCACAACTTATTATGATACGTTTCCAGAACGTGTGTTGAATGGACAATTAGATTTAAACGGCACTTTGATTTATTTTTTAGAGATGGGACCTGAAAATCCCGTTACGCCTGGTTGGAACCTCTCATTATTTGTAGAAATGGACACTGAAGAAGAGTTTGACCAAATTTTTTCAGCACTTTCTGCTGAAGGTGTTGTGATTATGGGACCAGAAGCAGCTGGCATTTTCAAAAAAGTGACGTGGCTGACAGATAAATTCGGTGTCACTTGGCAGTTCGTATTTGCTGGTAAATAA
- a CDS encoding glycoside hydrolase family 1 protein: MSFPKNFLWGGATAANQCEGAWNEDGKGDSICDHNRAGSRTANTHRTFDLEIDTGQYYYPSHTGIDSYHRYKEDIALFAEMGFKVYRMSIAWSRIFPNGDEATPNEAGLQFYDEVFDELAKYGIEPLVTISHFELPFHLGKTYDGFLDKRTIGFYENYATTLFERYKDKVKYWLTFNEINFGTMDHGKRINGLFNREYTETEQYQALHNVFLASAKAVVAGHKINPDFKIGCMLAYITMYPKTCRPEDVLKTQQINEKFNFFCGDVQVKGKYPYFMKRYFEKNNIQVEITEEDKALLKAGTVDYYTFSYYMTTCITDDLEKRNDKTGGNLFGGVSNEYLETSDWGWQIDPIGLRYTLNQIYSRYEVPLMVVENGLGAFDKVEADGSINDDYRIDYFKQHIIEMEKAIDDGVDLIGYTPWGCIDLISAGTGEMSKRYGFIYVDRDDEGNGSLDRSRKKSFYWYKQVIESNGGNLA; the protein is encoded by the coding sequence ATGAGTTTTCCAAAGAATTTTTTATGGGGCGGCGCCACAGCCGCCAACCAATGCGAAGGAGCATGGAATGAAGACGGCAAAGGGGATTCGATTTGCGATCATAATCGTGCTGGAAGTCGAACAGCCAATACACATCGGACATTCGATTTAGAGATCGATACAGGCCAATATTACTATCCTAGCCATACTGGGATCGATTCTTACCACCGCTATAAAGAAGATATCGCTTTATTTGCAGAAATGGGCTTTAAAGTGTATCGAATGTCGATTGCTTGGTCACGAATTTTTCCTAATGGAGATGAAGCTACGCCAAATGAAGCGGGTTTACAATTTTATGATGAGGTCTTCGATGAGTTAGCGAAATATGGTATTGAACCACTTGTGACGATTTCCCACTTTGAACTGCCTTTTCATTTAGGGAAAACTTATGATGGCTTTTTAGATAAACGAACGATTGGCTTTTACGAAAACTATGCAACCACTCTGTTTGAGCGTTATAAAGATAAAGTAAAATACTGGCTAACATTCAACGAAATCAATTTTGGGACAATGGATCATGGCAAACGAATCAATGGTTTATTTAATCGTGAGTATACTGAAACTGAACAGTATCAAGCCTTACACAATGTCTTTTTAGCTTCTGCTAAAGCCGTTGTTGCAGGACATAAAATCAACCCAGACTTTAAAATCGGCTGTATGTTAGCCTATATCACCATGTATCCAAAAACTTGTCGACCAGAAGATGTGTTAAAAACACAACAAATCAATGAAAAATTCAACTTTTTCTGTGGGGATGTACAAGTCAAAGGAAAATATCCTTATTTCATGAAACGTTATTTTGAAAAGAACAATATTCAGGTAGAAATAACAGAAGAAGATAAAGCCTTGTTGAAAGCTGGAACTGTTGATTATTATACGTTTAGTTATTACATGACCACTTGTATTACAGATGATTTAGAAAAACGGAATGATAAAACAGGTGGCAATCTGTTTGGCGGCGTCTCAAATGAATACCTTGAAACCAGTGACTGGGGTTGGCAAATCGATCCTATTGGGCTACGCTATACCTTAAACCAAATCTATTCTCGCTATGAAGTACCATTAATGGTCGTAGAAAATGGACTTGGTGCCTTTGATAAAGTAGAAGCGGACGGTTCGATCAATGATGATTATCGAATCGATTACTTCAAACAACATATTATTGAAATGGAAAAAGCGATTGATGATGGTGTTGATTTGATTGGGTATACGCCTTGGGGTTGTATTGATCTAATCAGTGCTGGAACTGGTGAAATGAGTAAGCGTTATGGGTTTATCTATGTTGATCGTGACGACGAAGGCAATGGGTCGCTTGATAGAAGCCGAAAAAAATCATTTTATTGGTACAAACAAGTGATTGAATCAAATGGTGGAAATCTCGCCTAG
- a CDS encoding beta-glucoside-specific PTS transporter subunit IIABC, with product MGKYEELAKNIVKEVGGKENVNSLTNCITRLRFKLKDESKANTEVLKNMDGVVTVMQAGGQYQVVIGNHVPDVRKDVDAVLGVLEAPTESGPKGNLFDQFVDMISSIFQPILAPLSAAGMLKGVNAILIFALGAGFAESSTSAIFNAMGDGLFKFLPIFIGYTAMKKFGGSPFLGMLIASSLVYPGFLEGAATAQFAETGGLNFFGIPFSIPPAGYGSTVMPIIAAVAFAAFLEKQLRKVIPDVIKLFIVPFLTALVTIPLTFLVIGPVMNTVSDALGNGLLSIQSFSPILFGAILGFSWQILVMFGLHWALIPFAIIALSQGDPTSLLTPSGSVSFAQTGAVLAVMLKTKNAKLKELSIPAFISGIFGVTEPAIYGITLPRKKPFWASCIVGGVTGAIAMGLGMQGYQMGGLGIFRYPSSISPDGDVTFAIYAMILDACALAAGFGLAWVLGFKDDEPTIQLSKEEAKLAATGQKKKLAKDEVYSPAEGKVLPLSQARDAAFSEGIMGKGVVIEPTNGEIVAPFDGTVMTLFPTKHAIGLISDNGTELLIHIGIDTVQLDGEGFESFVEQNARVKKGDKLVTFDIKAIEEAGYSTQVPIIITNTPDYTDVIATSETSIKQGNLLITAIISN from the coding sequence ATGGGTAAATATGAAGAACTTGCAAAAAACATTGTCAAAGAAGTCGGAGGTAAAGAAAACGTCAATTCTTTAACCAACTGTATCACACGCCTTCGATTTAAATTGAAAGATGAAAGTAAGGCAAACACTGAAGTTTTAAAAAATATGGATGGTGTTGTGACAGTCATGCAGGCTGGTGGACAATATCAAGTCGTGATTGGAAATCATGTGCCTGATGTCCGTAAAGATGTCGATGCAGTATTAGGTGTGCTAGAAGCTCCGACTGAGTCTGGGCCAAAAGGAAATTTATTTGATCAATTTGTTGATATGATTTCCTCTATTTTCCAACCGATTTTAGCGCCACTGTCTGCAGCCGGTATGTTAAAAGGGGTTAATGCCATTTTAATTTTCGCGTTAGGGGCTGGCTTTGCGGAGTCGTCGACATCAGCTATTTTTAATGCGATGGGTGACGGATTATTCAAATTCTTGCCAATCTTTATTGGTTACACAGCAATGAAAAAATTTGGCGGCTCACCCTTCCTTGGGATGCTGATCGCATCAAGTTTAGTCTATCCTGGATTTTTAGAAGGTGCAGCTACTGCTCAGTTTGCTGAAACGGGAGGGCTTAATTTCTTTGGTATTCCATTCTCTATTCCGCCTGCTGGTTATGGTTCTACGGTTATGCCGATTATTGCAGCGGTAGCTTTTGCTGCCTTTTTAGAAAAGCAATTAAGAAAAGTTATTCCTGACGTTATTAAGTTGTTCATTGTTCCATTTTTAACAGCGCTTGTAACCATTCCATTAACATTCTTAGTGATCGGACCAGTCATGAATACTGTTTCTGACGCCTTAGGAAACGGCTTACTTTCTATTCAAAGTTTCAGCCCAATTTTATTCGGTGCTATTCTTGGTTTCTCTTGGCAAATTCTTGTTATGTTCGGTTTACATTGGGCACTTATTCCATTTGCCATTATCGCGTTATCTCAAGGTGATCCAACATCATTATTAACACCATCAGGTAGTGTGAGTTTTGCTCAAACTGGTGCGGTATTAGCGGTCATGTTGAAAACTAAAAATGCTAAATTAAAAGAATTATCGATCCCCGCTTTTATTTCAGGTATCTTCGGTGTAACTGAACCAGCTATTTACGGTATCACTTTACCTAGAAAAAAACCTTTCTGGGCCTCTTGTATTGTTGGGGGTGTTACAGGTGCCATCGCTATGGGACTAGGCATGCAAGGCTATCAAATGGGCGGCTTAGGAATATTCCGCTATCCAAGTTCTATCTCACCAGATGGCGATGTTACATTTGCGATTTACGCAATGATTTTGGATGCGTGTGCTCTAGCAGCTGGTTTTGGTTTAGCATGGGTTTTAGGCTTTAAAGATGATGAACCGACAATTCAATTATCAAAAGAAGAAGCAAAATTAGCCGCAACCGGACAAAAAAAGAAACTAGCAAAAGATGAAGTATATTCTCCAGCAGAAGGAAAAGTCCTTCCTTTAAGCCAAGCAAGAGACGCAGCATTTTCAGAAGGAATCATGGGTAAAGGTGTAGTGATCGAACCAACGAATGGCGAAATTGTGGCACCATTCGATGGAACTGTGATGACCCTGTTTCCTACAAAACATGCGATTGGTTTAATTTCAGATAATGGAACTGAATTATTGATCCATATTGGAATCGACACTGTTCAATTAGATGGTGAAGGATTTGAATCATTTGTTGAACAAAATGCACGAGTTAAAAAAGGCGACAAATTAGTAACCTTCGATATTAAAGCGATTGAAGAAGCAGGTTACAGTACACAAGTACCAATTATTATTACAAATACACCAGATTATACAGATGTAATTGCAACTTCTGAGACATCGATCAAGCAAGGAAATCTTTTAATCACTGCGATCATTTCAAATTAA
- the licT gene encoding BglG family transcription antiterminator LicT, with product MEILKILNNNVIIVRNEENEEVILMGNGLGFQMKAGAEVDEAKIEKVFKLENQVESEQIEQLFSEIPEEIIEISYRILSQAKKTLDKELNESSFIAIADHLHSSIQRTKKNIQVKNFLLWDIKRFFPVELEIARSAIQMVNQQLDVELTDDEAGFLALHITNAQLDSNHEDAISLTQLIEEILTVIKYTLRINFAENDIYFQRFITHLKFFTERVLKDNTVKTSEDKVENELFILVTKQYPEAFKATKKVAELLKNRRNYTMSKDEQVYITIHLARISDKTS from the coding sequence TTGGAAATTCTAAAAATTTTAAATAATAACGTGATCATTGTTCGAAATGAGGAAAATGAAGAAGTGATTCTTATGGGCAATGGATTAGGTTTTCAGATGAAAGCTGGTGCAGAAGTTGATGAAGCTAAAATCGAGAAGGTTTTTAAGCTTGAAAATCAGGTTGAATCAGAACAAATCGAACAATTATTTTCAGAAATTCCCGAAGAAATCATTGAAATCTCCTATAGAATTCTATCTCAAGCAAAAAAAACGTTGGATAAAGAACTGAATGAATCCTCTTTTATCGCAATTGCCGATCACTTACACTCTTCTATTCAACGGACGAAGAAGAATATTCAGGTCAAAAATTTTTTATTATGGGATATCAAACGTTTTTTCCCAGTTGAATTAGAAATAGCGCGCTCAGCTATTCAAATGGTCAATCAGCAATTAGATGTAGAGTTGACCGATGATGAAGCTGGTTTTCTAGCTTTGCATATCACCAATGCTCAACTCGACAGCAATCATGAAGATGCAATCAGTCTGACGCAATTGATCGAAGAAATATTAACGGTCATTAAATATACACTTAGAATTAATTTCGCCGAAAATGATATTTACTTTCAACGATTTATCACACATTTAAAATTTTTCACTGAACGGGTGTTAAAAGATAACACCGTTAAAACATCAGAAGATAAAGTTGAAAATGAATTGTTCATACTCGTTACCAAACAATATCCAGAAGCTTTTAAAGCAACAAAAAAAGTCGCTGAACTGTTAAAAAACCGACGCAATTATACAATGTCAAAGGATGAGCAGGTCTATATCACCATCCACTTAGCTCGTATCAGCGATAAAACTAGTTAG